The nucleotide window CCTCAAGTCTGGTAAACATGCTTCCTTGCCGGCCAAGGTTGATACGCACATGCCAGGCAGTGCCCAGGACCTAGAATCCCAAGAGGCCAAGCGACGCCGTCGGCGGGCCTCCCATAACCTGGTCGAGCGCCGGCGACGGGACAACATCAACGAGCGCATCCAGGATCTTTCCCACCTCGTTCCCCAGCATCGCTTGGAGGATGACAAAGTCCGGAAGCAGCTTGTCAACAACACAGCAATGTCTGCCACTGGAGCCACCCCCAATGCCGCGACGTctttgctggctggaggCAATGGTCGCCGGGCCACTGCGGGTAACATTACGATGGGTCTGCCAAtcgaggagaaagagaagggccCGAACAAGGGCGACATCCTGAACGGTGCCGTAGGCTGGATGCGTGACCTAATGTGGGCCCTACATGTTAAGCTCCAGCAGGAATCGGAGCTGGCTGAAATCATCAGCAACTTGGGTGGAACTTGGCCATTCGAGcagaccgaagaagagaagcggaTGAGAACGGAGATTCTCGATGCTTTGGAGAAGAACGACCCTAGTTCGTTTACTTATAGCAGGGCACCCGGAAGCGGGCTGCGAGTACCGAAGCATACGAACATGGCAGGGGACTCTGTGGCTGGCAATGGGGCTTTGAGCCCCCAGAGCCTGAGCCCCCCGTTTAACGGCAACGGCGGTAGCAATGGAGGCTCCGGGCAGGCTCAGTACTGGAGCAGCTCGGGTCACGCGGGCATGAGCttcaaggaggaagacgagtaTGCGATGGAGATGAATTAGATACATTTCCATTGACTATCGCTCGAGCTCTCATTTCTTCAAACGAACGCATGTCATGAGCTATTGCATACAAGGGCGTCAAACGGACGGGTAGTTGACCGGCGTACACGGAAGCCTTATCATGCCATCGAGGCTAAAGGGCCAGTTGAACTTTCTTTTCGTCAGTTGTTTGATACTCCTCGCGTGTGGGTCTCGCTATACTTGCCTGGGATTGGCCGTCTCGGATTCTTATTGTCTTTATCTTTATTCATTTCCTAATATCTGGTGGGACTTTACTTGTTGAGTTGAGTGTCTATGTGCTTGTCTTTTGAATTTCCAGCTAGCTATCTTGGGTTGCACGTctcttgttgttcttttgCGCATAATGGTGAGCAAGGTCGGAACACGACATGTCTTGCGTCATTTggcttctttcccttttacATCGATACCCTTTTCCCATTGTCCCGGTTTCACAGTTTTCAACTTTCCTACTTCATCCTTAATATCCTTTTGGCTATTTTGACCCCATTTCGGATGTCATTTACGGCTGCTATCTCTTTTCGATTTAAATTACATAGCATGATTCATTGATACAATGGTGCATTCGGTGCATGCAACTTTACTCTCTACTCAATGCTCATTCTCCTACAATTTACAATGGAAATCACTTAAATCATTGGCCCTGCCACAGGCGATCGAAGCCTAGGAATCAGCAGTAGATGGATCACCACGTGTCCTGCACGCTATCGAACAGGCACATGGAGTGTTCTAGACCCTATTCCCTAAGAGTCTAACCAGCAAATGATAGTAGTCCAAGGGTATCTGATGTTTATCGTAGCGCCCGCCATCATGCAGTTCCCCGGGGACGATGATTGCCCGACTACTGTAGGTACCAATCCTGGTGAGACCAGGATGGACCCATTCCATGGGTCCAACCATACATACGTACGTACATACATTAGACAGACATATCACAtgcatttctttcttttcctcattTCTTACTTGCTTATTCTCACGCTGTGCATACAGCTAGCCACTTTTGCATGGtacctacatacatagtacatGAATAGTATGGATCTAATAGCACTCAATATATGCCTGTATCTACAGTACTATCTCAAAAGCAAATAttggaaaggaaaggaaaggggaaaaaaaagggggaatACTTTCAAATCCAACATGAAATGAACAACATCAAACAGACCCTTCATACTCTCTGTCgcgctttctctttttctctgtcccgtctatttctatttctctcCCCCTATCTCTAGTAAAGTAGAAATATAGAAACTAAACAAGA belongs to Aspergillus luchuensis IFO 4308 DNA, chromosome 3, nearly complete sequence and includes:
- a CDS encoding basic helix-loop-helix domain-containing protein (COG:K;~EggNog:ENOG410PIT3;~InterPro:IPR011598,IPR036638;~PFAM:PF00010;~go_function: GO:0046983 - protein dimerization activity [Evidence IEA]), which gives rise to MMSQSNYMSNQFGNPNEGVDPSELSMQNGGFMSYPFTSQQNFNFGNSGIDTDELLDLEINGQNGMQQNFLQDQHSGAGISMSHPGQMSQMYSNTPDGAPMNSPFMHSFNYDHFRSMNQNGQPGSHLQSGSQFEQSYLASKGRPSLQAVDRASLDARSPMTPKTPALGALTLGTPESGSFPTQPIRTGLQHRHQKTLSNQWDGTPGSAHSFVESPISSPGHPHHAGISEILKSGKHASLPAKVDTHMPGSAQDLESQEAKRRRRRASHNLVERRRRDNINERIQDLSHLVPQHRLEDDKVRKQLVNNTAMSATGATPNAATSLLAGGNGRRATAGNITMGLPIEEKEKGPNKGDILNGAVGWMRDLMWALHVKLQQESELAEIISNLGGTWPFEQTEEEKRMRTEILDALEKNDPSSFTYSRAPGSGLRVPKHTNMAGDSVAGNGALSPQSLSPPFNGNGGSNGGSGQAQYWSSSGHAGMSFKEEDEYAMEMN